GTGAACTGGGCGGAGATGGAATCGAGTTTTTCAACGGCGTCAGCTACCGGCATCTGATGATGTGGCGCGGCGGCGTGACGGAGACGAAACTCACGCCGCCGCACGACATCACCGGCAAGCCGATCGAAACGCATCTGCCGATCGGGCCGGGTGCCGACTTGCTGCGCAATCTGATGACGCGATCGGTGGAGATTCTGCGCGAGCATCCGGTCAATATCGCACGGCGCGCGAACGGCAAAATCGGGGCAACGTCGGCGTGGTTTTGGGGGCAGGGGACTCGCCCCGCGGTGCCGACGCTCAAGGATCGCTTCGGCGTCGAAGGCAGAGTCATCTCGGCGGTGGACCTGGTCAACGGACTCGGCCGGCTCGCGGGACTCGAATTGATCAAGGTGCCGGGCGCGACTGGATATCTGGATACCGAC
The sequence above is a segment of the Candidatus Binatus sp. genome. Coding sequences within it:
- the apgM gene encoding 2,3-bisphosphoglycerate-independent phosphoglycerate mutase, translated to MKYIIIHGDGMADWPCDELGRKTPLEAARKPNMDLLATRGTLGMVATIPAGMPSGSDVGTMTMLGYDPRRYHTGRAPIEAASMGIEMGVRDVVFRMNLVSLKPDDGGAMLMNDFTSGHITSEEAAQIVDDIRRELGGDGIEFFNGVSYRHLMMWRGGVTETKLTPPHDITGKPIETHLPIGPGADLLRNLMTRSVEILREHPVNIARRANGKIGATSAWFWGQGTRPAVPTLKDRFGVEGRVISAVDLVNGLGRLAGLELIKVPGATGYLDTD